TCCGCACAGATCAGAAAACATATGTAACCATGCCCAATAAGCAAATGGTGGACAGTGTAATGGACAATCTTTCGCTACGTACACAGCGCAGAGGTTTCATGCAGCTGGAACTGAATGCAGATACCCCAAAGGAAGCCGTGCAACAACTGGTGCTTGGTATTCAGCATTTGCTGCAGCTAAGAAAAGATCAGATCGAAAGCTCTTCCGTTTTTCTCGCAGATATCGTCAAGAACTCATTCATAGTTCAACTTGAATTTTTCACGGCGCCCATTCCTGTTGCGGATTTCAATGCAGTGCGCCAGGACCTTTTTCTTTCCATTATCGATTTGATGGAAGAAATGAATATCAGGCTGGCAGCCAAAGAGAATGAAATAGTGGTCACGAAAGAAAGCTAATAATTTCATAACGCATAGGGGTAGAACCATTTCATGTTGTCATAATTTCTACAAATACACACAACATGATGGTTAGTAATTACACAACCGGCATTCCGGGAAGGAAGGTCGCATGCATCGTATTATCGTTACTGATGACCGGCAGTGTACAGGCTCAATCGCAAAACAGCAAAGGAGGCGTACATATCGGACTCATCTATCCCATCAGCACGCATGGCACCAATGCGGCTGCTTCAACCAATAATTTTTCTTTTCATTTACTGGCTGGTGTTTCAAAGAATGAAACCGGCGCCGCATTTTCCGGATTCTCGAATGTGATCTTCGGAAACGCAAGCGGGGCGCAGTTTGCAGGCTTCTCCAATCATATCGGGGGACAATCATCCGGCGCGCAGCTGGCGGGTTTCATGAACTTCACAGGAGAGGCAAGAGGAACACAGCTGGCAGGATTCATGAATGCCTCAAAAAGTTCCACCGGCATACAGCTGGCAGGCTTTGCTAATTATTCAAAAGGAAGTGGTGGTAAATTCCAGGCAGCAGGTTATCTGAATATGGCGAAAGATGTGAAGCTGCAATTGTCGGGATTCATGAATATCGGGCAGGATGTGAATACCCAATTAGGTGGTTTTCTCAATATCGCCAGGAATGTGAAAGGTGTGCAGATTGGGTTCATCAATATTGCTGAAAGTGGCACTCCCATTGGATTAGTGAACATTGTGAAGAATGGTGAGATGGCGGTGCGTGTAACTGTTGATGAACTGGGAACAGTGATCGGCGGCTTCAGGTCTGGGGGTAAAAGAATGTACGGTGTGCTTGGAGCAGGCTACAATGGAAAAACCTCAAAAACTATGTATGCCCTGGAAGGCGCTATAGGCGCGCATTTCCCGGTGTCTGAATATTTCAGGATGTATACGGAACTGGCATCTGCCACGCTGGATGATTTCAAGAAGGGGGATTTTTTCCGTGGGTCGCTGAGAGTGTTCCCAGGTTTCAGGATCGGTAATCAGCTGGAGATCTTTGCAGGCCCCACTTTCAATTATGTATACTTCGATATTGCTTCCGGAAAGGGAGTAGACCTGGTGAACCATTTCATGTGGAGTGAGAAAGCTGGTGATGAGCATCAGCAGGGAATGTATATCGGCGCCATTGGCGGGATATCATGGAAATTAAAATAAGCAGTACTGACTGCTTACTTTTTTCCTGAAACTATTTCGCTGATTTCTTTGTCCCATTGTCCTGTTGTGCCGTATTCCACAACACGACCCACTTCTTTTCCATCTTTCAATACAATGAAAGTTGGCACGCGCTGGATATTGAAGGCTTCAGAGAGATTACCGATGGTCTTCTTACTGTAATCAACTGCCACCAGGCTTACACGGTCTTCATTCACACCGGCAGCATCCAGCAGGGAGTAGAACTTAGGCAGGAGAAAACGTGTGTCGCCACACCAGGTTCCACCGAATACGAGATACTGTACTTCTGCTGCTTTGGATTTGATATTTGAAACGATCTCTGTGTCCGGCTTATAGCCTTCCTGCTGTTGCCGGAACCATTTGAAGGTAGTGTCATTTGCCAGCAGATCACGATTGATGATTCCCTTCAGGATCCTGCGGCCACTTTTTTCAATCACTTCATATTGTGTTTGTGCAAATGATGATAAGGTGATCACCACAAACAGAGCGGACAAAAGGTACTTCATAAAGAATGATTAGTCTACAAAATTAGTAGAATTAATCCTTTTTACAAAGTGGCTTTGATCTCGAGGAGGAAGCCCTTGATTTGCTGGAGGGACTGTATCATTTCAAACCTTTCGCGTGCCTGTTTATTCTTTTTGAGGAATTCTTTGGCGCCTTCGATGGTGAGCTTGCGTCTTCTGAGCAGATCGTAGATCAGTTCCAGGTTCTTGATGTCTACCGGGCGGAAATGCCGGTCGCCCTTCCTGTTCTTCCTGGGCTGAATAATATCGAACTCATTTTCCCAGAACCTGAGCAGGCTCTGGTTTACACCGAACATGCCTGCCACTTCACCGATACTATAGTACTGGCGCTTGAACAGCGTGGAGTCTTCAGGGATATTCATTGCGCCGGCTTCGGCATCGAGAGTTTTCAATGATTTGCGGCCGCGTGTAGATTTTTTGGGAAGCTCAGGTTCGGGTTCGGGTGTGTTGAAATTCACACCATGACCTGTGTTATCGGAAATGAAATCTTCATCTTGTACAGGCTCTGCTACAGCTGGTGGCGCTGCTGCCTGAGGGGGTGCGATAATGTTGGCAGTTGGCTGTGATTCCTGAACCTGTTGAGGTGTTTCAGTTTCTGCAACTGGC
This portion of the Pseudobacter ginsenosidimutans genome encodes:
- a CDS encoding thioredoxin family protein, with the protein product MKYLLSALFVVITLSSFAQTQYEVIEKSGRRILKGIINRDLLANDTTFKWFRQQQEGYKPDTEIVSNIKSKAAEVQYLVFGGTWCGDTRFLLPKFYSLLDAAGVNEDRVSLVAVDYSKKTIGNLSEAFNIQRVPTFIVLKDGKEVGRVVEYGTTGQWDKEISEIVSGKK